One segment of Paenibacillus rhizovicinus DNA contains the following:
- a CDS encoding sensor histidine kinase, translating into MRGLYARISIACIGIASGVLLISTITFIFEAHYHLAMFQRQAKDMNMISKSFNDHFEQALIQSVLLIAILGIILAVIISLFVAKRITSPLVQMKNVAERMAKGELTSRTEVKGNDELADLGISLNHLAEQLLLQEQLRKTMTADVAHELRTPLATLKSHMEAMMEGVWEPTPRRLESCFDEIERLRFLVGDLEQLTEVESPNFKLKLQNENIGSIVQHYIDTYQSEFKKKDVRLLFHCEALCIALIDRLRFGQIMVNILSNALKFTPSKGEVKIEIKERSEAIQIAITDTGIGIDESELPFVFERFYRADKSRDRKSGGSGIGLTIVKKLVDAHNGTVEIYSRLDMGTSIKINLPKST; encoded by the coding sequence ATGAGAGGACTATATGCTCGGATTTCGATTGCATGTATAGGTATTGCATCAGGTGTCCTGCTTATCTCCACAATTACTTTCATTTTTGAAGCGCACTACCACCTTGCTATGTTTCAGCGCCAAGCTAAGGATATGAATATGATTTCAAAATCATTTAATGACCACTTTGAGCAGGCACTTATTCAGTCAGTATTGTTAATAGCTATCCTGGGTATTATTCTCGCTGTTATCATAAGTCTATTTGTGGCCAAACGGATAACTTCACCGTTAGTTCAAATGAAGAACGTTGCTGAACGGATGGCAAAAGGGGAGCTAACCTCACGAACAGAAGTTAAAGGAAATGACGAATTAGCCGACCTCGGCATTTCACTAAATCATCTCGCAGAACAACTCTTACTTCAAGAGCAGCTTCGTAAAACGATGACAGCAGATGTTGCCCACGAGCTTAGAACTCCTCTTGCGACACTTAAAAGTCATATGGAAGCGATGATGGAAGGCGTTTGGGAGCCGACACCTAGACGCTTAGAGTCATGTTTTGATGAAATAGAAAGGCTTCGTTTCTTGGTTGGTGATCTAGAGCAATTGACGGAAGTGGAGTCACCTAATTTTAAGCTTAAACTGCAAAATGAGAATATAGGCTCCATTGTTCAACATTACATCGACACCTATCAATCGGAATTTAAGAAAAAAGATGTGCGGCTTCTGTTTCATTGCGAAGCACTGTGCATCGCTCTTATTGACAGACTTCGTTTTGGTCAAATCATGGTGAACATACTCAGTAATGCCTTGAAATTCACTCCAAGTAAAGGTGAAGTAAAGATTGAAATAAAGGAACGCAGTGAAGCAATTCAGATCGCTATAACCGATACGGGAATTGGTATCGATGAAAGTGAACTCCCTTTTGTATTTGAGCGATTTTATCGTGCGGACAAGTCTCGAGATCGAAAATCGGGAGGAAGCGGTATAGGACTAACTATCGTAAAAAAACTGGTCGATGCGCACAATGGGACCGTCGAAATATACAGTCGGTTAGATATGGGAACATCAATTAAAATTAATTTGCCGAAATCAACATAA
- a CDS encoding SDR family oxidoreductase, translating to MSLKEKRVIVVGGTSGIGLSTAKAFLEEGAKVVIASRSAAKLSEAKQTLGGNVEAYELDFRSEEKAAEFFEKVGKFDHLVITAGEGAMGEFRELPVEQAQTAFDSKFWGQYITVKAAIPYLNQEGSISLTSGVYGKRPPKGASTLAAINSALEGLMRGLTVDLAPIRVNVVSPGIVDTPVYAGMPEEDRKSMFNAIARQLPVGRIAQSEDIAEAYVYLAKNGFTTGSVILIEGGALLS from the coding sequence ATGTCTTTGAAAGAGAAGCGAGTCATAGTCGTAGGAGGCACATCAGGTATTGGATTATCGACTGCCAAGGCATTTCTGGAAGAAGGGGCAAAGGTAGTTATCGCAAGCCGTTCCGCTGCCAAGCTTTCGGAAGCCAAACAAACGCTTGGCGGGAATGTTGAAGCTTACGAGCTGGATTTTCGGAGTGAAGAGAAAGCCGCGGAGTTTTTCGAAAAGGTTGGCAAGTTTGATCACTTGGTGATCACCGCTGGCGAAGGCGCGATGGGTGAGTTCCGCGAATTGCCGGTTGAACAGGCGCAAACTGCCTTCGACAGCAAGTTCTGGGGCCAGTATATCACCGTTAAAGCGGCTATCCCCTATTTGAACCAAGAAGGTTCCATCTCCTTGACTTCCGGCGTTTACGGCAAACGGCCTCCGAAGGGGGCATCCACGCTGGCTGCGATCAACTCGGCGTTGGAGGGTTTAATGCGGGGATTGACGGTGGATCTTGCCCCGATTCGGGTCAATGTGGTTTCTCCCGGAATCGTAGATACGCCTGTCTATGCAGGTATGCCGGAGGAAGACCGGAAATCCATGTTCAACGCCATTGCGCGCCAATTGCCTGTCGGACGGATCGCGCAGTCGGAAGATATTGCCGAAGCTTATGTTTACCTTGCGAAAAACGGATTCACCACTGGCTCCGTTATCTTGATTGAGGGCGGGGCGCTTCTGTCCTAA
- a CDS encoding sugar phosphate isomerase/epimerase family protein → MITIYDWFGYNLTVKERYRLIKEVGFEGILLWWSDGFGRDCFGSGDYLNGPQLAREAGLFIENIHVPVHNQNSLWSDDLAGSSVYDCYLQCVTDCVEYEIPTMVVHLPKDDYPYTALGLDRVKRIAEKAEQLGINVALENVKNFANLAYVLNQVDSRRIGFCYDCGHHYRNNSDIDILSMYGSRLMALHLHDNNGSHSEHGLPFDGTVDWFTTMKKIAETGYSGAIAIEAMNWDYEALSAKQFLETAFERAIRLESLTLQLN, encoded by the coding sequence ATGATTACTATTTACGATTGGTTTGGATATAACTTGACCGTTAAAGAACGCTATCGGTTAATTAAAGAAGTCGGATTTGAAGGCATCTTATTATGGTGGAGTGATGGCTTTGGTCGTGACTGTTTTGGTAGCGGCGATTATCTTAATGGGCCACAACTTGCGCGGGAAGCGGGTCTATTCATAGAAAACATCCACGTACCAGTCCATAATCAAAATAGTCTCTGGTCAGACGACTTGGCTGGGTCATCCGTTTACGATTGTTATTTGCAATGTGTTACGGATTGCGTCGAATACGAAATTCCGACAATGGTAGTGCACTTACCTAAAGATGACTATCCTTATACCGCATTAGGATTGGATAGAGTTAAGAGAATCGCCGAAAAAGCTGAACAACTTGGTATCAACGTCGCGCTAGAGAATGTAAAGAACTTTGCTAATTTGGCTTATGTGCTAAATCAAGTCGATTCCCGCCGTATCGGATTTTGTTATGACTGTGGGCATCACTACCGCAATAATTCTGATATTGATATATTATCCATGTACGGATCTCGCTTAATGGCTCTTCATTTACATGATAATAACGGAAGTCATTCTGAACACGGGTTACCTTTTGATGGTACGGTCGATTGGTTTACAACCATGAAAAAAATTGCAGAGACGGGTTATTCGGGAGCGATTGCAATTGAGGCGATGAACTGGGATTACGAGGCTTTATCAGCTAAACAGTTTTTAGAAACCGCATTTGAACGAGCAATAAGGCTGGAATCATTAACACTTCAATTGAACTAA
- a CDS encoding metal-sensitive transcriptional regulator, translated as MDQPNNEHNDYCHTGADERKSHHSDKVKNNFISRLNRIEGQIRGLKGLIEKDTYCDDVLNQISAVQSALNSVGKLLLEQHMNTCVIERIQEGDHEVVKELMITVNKLIK; from the coding sequence ATGGATCAACCAAATAACGAACATAATGATTATTGCCATACTGGCGCCGATGAACGAAAGAGTCACCATTCCGATAAAGTAAAAAACAACTTCATTTCGCGGTTAAATCGTATCGAAGGTCAAATCCGAGGTTTGAAGGGTTTGATTGAGAAAGATACTTATTGCGACGACGTATTAAATCAAATTTCAGCGGTCCAATCCGCATTAAACAGTGTAGGGAAATTGCTTCTCGAACAGCATATGAACACCTGTGTGATCGAGCGTATTCAAGAGGGTGATCATGAAGTTGTTAAAGAACTCATGATTACTGTGAATAAATTAATTAAATAA
- a CDS encoding NADH-dependent flavin oxidoreductase, which translates to MNPKYKPLFENFTLRSGIRLDNRIVMAPMTNWSSNEDGTVSDTEVDYYIRRAGGVGIVVTACTYVTRNGKGFAGEFGADTDDMIPGLRRLASAIKEKGAVALLQIFHGGRLCPPELVPGGDIVSASDVPSEQNANVRPRPLQDDEIEAIVRDFGETTRRAIEAGFDGVEIHGANGYLLQQFFSPHTNRRVDRWGGDLTKRLTFPLAVVDEVKRVVAEHANRPFAVGYRFSPEEPEENGITMDDTLKLVDVLAGLELDYLHVSLMDFSSKPRVGADESKSRLQWIVDTAGGRTPVIGVGSVHTPEEALEALLTGAALVALGRELIMEPDWVAKVAEGREAEIATTLSKHDQRRLIIPDPLWRCIMGAPGWFPVVD; encoded by the coding sequence ATGAACCCCAAATATAAGCCATTATTTGAAAACTTTACGCTGCGAAGCGGCATCCGGCTGGACAATCGAATCGTCATGGCCCCGATGACGAACTGGTCGTCAAATGAGGACGGCACGGTGTCGGACACCGAGGTCGACTATTACATCCGCCGCGCCGGCGGCGTCGGCATAGTTGTGACCGCATGCACCTACGTCACCCGCAACGGCAAAGGGTTCGCCGGCGAGTTCGGCGCCGACACCGACGACATGATCCCAGGTCTGCGGCGTCTTGCATCCGCGATCAAGGAAAAAGGCGCCGTGGCGCTGCTGCAGATTTTCCACGGTGGGCGATTGTGCCCGCCGGAGTTGGTACCGGGCGGGGATATCGTGAGCGCGAGCGACGTACCGTCGGAACAGAACGCGAATGTCAGGCCAAGGCCGCTCCAGGATGACGAGATCGAAGCCATCGTGCGCGACTTCGGGGAGACGACACGGCGGGCGATTGAGGCGGGCTTCGACGGTGTAGAGATTCACGGCGCGAACGGATACCTGCTGCAGCAGTTTTTCTCGCCGCATACGAACCGCCGCGTCGACCGCTGGGGCGGGGATCTGACGAAACGGCTGACGTTTCCGCTTGCAGTGGTGGACGAGGTGAAGCGGGTCGTCGCCGAGCATGCCAATCGGCCGTTTGCCGTCGGATACCGCTTCTCGCCGGAAGAACCGGAGGAGAATGGCATCACGATGGATGACACGTTGAAGTTGGTCGACGTGCTCGCGGGCCTGGAGCTGGACTACCTCCATGTGTCGCTCATGGACTTCTCGTCCAAACCGCGGGTCGGGGCGGACGAAAGTAAGTCGCGGCTGCAATGGATTGTGGATACGGCCGGCGGACGGACGCCCGTCATCGGCGTCGGCTCCGTGCATACGCCCGAGGAAGCGCTGGAGGCGCTGCTGACGGGCGCGGCGCTGGTTGCCCTCGGCCGCGAGCTGATCATGGAGCCCGATTGGGTCGCTAAGGTAGCTGAAGGCCGGGAGGCTGAGATCGCAACGACGCTCAGCAAACACGACCAGCGCCGGCTGATCATCCCGGATCCGCTCTGGCGGTGCATCATGGGCGCGCCGGGCTGGTTCCCGGTAGTGGATTGA
- a CDS encoding DEAD/DEAH box helicase family protein, which translates to MKLILIFGPQAVGKMTVGQKLEEITELKLFHNHMTIELLSPILGFSPEMWELSNLFRQKIFEAVSNSNLNGLIFTFVWSFDSQEDWEYVKSVSDIFERNGGEVYFVELEADFNERIERNKTHNRLEHKPSKRNVEESEHRMRIAAKNHRLNSYEGEIKKEHFLKINNTNLTPEEVAISIKEKFELR; encoded by the coding sequence ATGAAGTTAATATTAATATTCGGACCACAGGCAGTTGGGAAAATGACAGTTGGACAAAAGTTAGAAGAAATAACGGAATTAAAGCTTTTTCATAATCATATGACGATTGAATTACTTAGTCCGATTTTAGGATTTAGCCCTGAAATGTGGGAGTTATCAAATTTATTTCGTCAAAAAATATTTGAAGCAGTTTCGAACAGCAATTTGAACGGCTTGATATTCACTTTTGTGTGGTCATTTGATTCACAGGAAGACTGGGAATACGTAAAGAGCGTAAGCGATATTTTTGAAAGAAACGGCGGAGAAGTTTATTTTGTAGAGCTTGAGGCTGATTTTAATGAAAGAATTGAACGTAACAAAACCCACAATAGGCTAGAACACAAACCTTCAAAAAGGAACGTTGAAGAATCAGAACACAGAATGAGAATCGCAGCAAAAAACCATAGATTAAACTCTTACGAAGGTGAAATTAAAAAAGAGCATTTTCTTAAAATCAATAATACAAATCTGACACCAGAGGAAGTTGCTATTAGTATTAAAGAAAAGTTTGAATTACGCTAA
- a CDS encoding response regulator transcription factor, which translates to MKTILMVDDEEKIREVVVSYLHMDGFQTLEADTGGKALKMVRSGVKIDLVILDLMLPDLSGEEVCKSIRQFSAIPVIMLTAKIAEDDRIKGLSLGADDYVLKPFSPRELIARVKANLRRTQNDTLLAETISFGDGDLVIQPSKHEVSKAGKQVSLTPNEYKLMLAFARHPGRTFSREELIVKVLGFDFEGDSRAIDQHVKNLRQKIESDSKNPQYITTVFAVGYRFTGGV; encoded by the coding sequence ATGAAGACGATTCTAATGGTTGACGATGAAGAAAAAATACGTGAAGTCGTTGTTTCTTATTTGCACATGGATGGATTCCAAACATTAGAAGCCGATACTGGTGGTAAGGCGCTAAAAATGGTGAGATCCGGTGTAAAAATTGATCTCGTCATCTTAGATTTGATGCTGCCGGATCTCTCAGGAGAAGAAGTCTGCAAATCCATCCGACAATTCTCTGCAATTCCGGTTATTATGTTGACAGCTAAGATAGCTGAGGACGATCGTATTAAAGGGCTATCGCTTGGCGCAGATGACTATGTGCTAAAGCCCTTCAGCCCGCGTGAATTAATAGCAAGAGTGAAGGCGAATCTTCGGCGTACACAAAATGATACATTGCTGGCAGAGACGATTTCGTTTGGAGATGGAGATCTTGTTATCCAGCCTTCAAAACATGAAGTAAGCAAAGCAGGTAAACAAGTAAGTCTTACGCCGAATGAATACAAACTGATGCTAGCGTTTGCTCGGCACCCAGGAAGGACATTTTCACGAGAAGAACTAATTGTTAAGGTGCTTGGCTTCGACTTTGAAGGAGATTCGCGAGCAATCGATCAACATGTGAAAAACCTTCGTCAGAAAATTGAATCGGATTCCAAAAATCCGCAGTATATAACGACCGTATTTGCAGTAGGATATCGTTTTACCGGAGGAGTATGA
- a CDS encoding HAD family hydrolase encodes MYKICDTRSALTWSINRGGSVIKAIIFDMDGVIIDSHLVAYQLLCEAANKFGCNLTIEEIKKWGSLSSRQFWARVKEEYHLPHDISVLINSYDQDREIELYIGIEPIRGVKDFLHELKINQIKTALATSASKKRMNAVLEFFQLHSLFDEVVCDEEVLTSKPDPQIFLLASEKISVEPAECVVIEDSENGKIAAKKAGMKCFGFKGLPHVQENMEESDLIFFDFDDLRVEELKKLF; translated from the coding sequence ATATATAAAATTTGTGATACGAGGTCAGCTCTAACATGGAGTATAAACCGAGGGGGAAGTGTCATAAAGGCGATTATTTTTGATATGGATGGAGTCATAATTGATTCTCACTTAGTTGCTTATCAGCTGTTATGTGAGGCAGCCAATAAATTTGGATGCAACTTGACGATAGAGGAGATTAAGAAATGGGGCAGCTTAAGTTCGCGCCAGTTTTGGGCAAGGGTTAAAGAAGAGTATCATCTGCCGCACGATATTTCCGTATTAATTAACAGTTACGATCAAGATAGGGAAATAGAGCTTTATATAGGAATAGAGCCGATTCGAGGCGTAAAAGACTTTCTTCACGAATTGAAGATTAATCAAATAAAAACCGCTTTGGCTACAAGTGCCTCAAAAAAGAGAATGAATGCAGTGCTTGAATTTTTTCAGCTCCATTCACTTTTTGATGAAGTGGTGTGCGATGAAGAAGTGCTTACTTCCAAACCCGATCCGCAAATATTTTTACTGGCGAGTGAAAAGATTTCCGTTGAGCCTGCAGAATGCGTGGTAATTGAGGACTCTGAAAACGGGAAAATTGCGGCAAAGAAAGCAGGGATGAAGTGCTTTGGTTTTAAGGGGTTACCCCATGTACAGGAAAATATGGAAGAGTCAGATTTAATTTTTTTCGATTTTGACGATCTAAGGGTTGAAGAGTTAAAGAAGTTATTCTGA
- a CDS encoding 3-ketoacyl-ACP reductase — MELHNKTAIITGAGKGIGKATAIALATEGVQLGLIARTNSDLESLQAELTRIYGIKVFIATADVSVKAEVDAAVSNLIERLGSIDILLNNAGIAQFGTLLDMDPDVWENIIKTNVLGTYYVTRAVLPAMLKQSSGSIINISSSAGERGNATASAYSASKFAVIGMTESLMQEVRKSNIRVTALTPSTVNTELASNAGLKIGEEDRMMQPEDVAELILMTLKLPQRVFVKAAGIWTTNPQ, encoded by the coding sequence ATGGAATTGCACAATAAGACAGCAATTATTACCGGAGCGGGGAAAGGAATCGGAAAGGCGACAGCGATTGCTTTGGCCACAGAAGGCGTACAGCTTGGTTTAATAGCAAGAACGAACAGCGACTTGGAGTCCTTACAGGCAGAATTGACCCGGATTTATGGAATAAAAGTTTTTATTGCAACCGCTGATGTATCTGTTAAGGCTGAAGTGGACGCCGCCGTTTCCAATTTGATCGAAAGACTCGGGTCCATCGATATTTTGCTTAATAATGCGGGAATCGCGCAGTTCGGAACACTGCTCGATATGGATCCCGATGTGTGGGAGAATATCATCAAAACGAATGTCCTTGGGACCTACTACGTAACTCGTGCTGTTCTGCCTGCCATGCTGAAACAAAGCAGCGGTTCTATTATTAATATTTCTTCCTCCGCCGGCGAGCGTGGAAACGCTACTGCTTCCGCCTACAGCGCCTCCAAATTTGCGGTGATCGGAATGACCGAATCCCTAATGCAGGAAGTACGCAAATCCAATATTCGGGTAACGGCCCTAACACCAAGTACCGTTAACACCGAGCTGGCATCCAATGCAGGGTTGAAAATAGGGGAAGAGGATCGGATGATGCAGCCGGAGGATGTGGCAGAGTTGATACTGATGACTTTAAAATTACCACAGCGTGTATTCGTCAAAGCCGCTGGAATTTGGACAACCAACCCTCAATAA
- a CDS encoding SDR family oxidoreductase: MKILVTGATGKLGSLVVETLLETVPAKDLAVSVRNPEKAESLRARGIDVRLGDFEQPDTLDKAFAGIDRLLIVSTDGDNETRTRQHTAAVAAAKRANVGFIAYTSLVNASENTIFLAPVHRATEEAIRNSGIPYSLLRNNWYLENETSSIQAVLGGAPWLTSAESGKVGWAARRDYAQAAAAVLAGVGHENSVYELSGKLVTQEELASVLADVLGREVPVQQVDDETYASIMSSVGVPEPVVPILVGIQSAIRDGALEVESNDLKKLLGRPATSLEEGLRQIVNEIQA, from the coding sequence ATGAAAATTTTGGTGACAGGCGCAACTGGGAAATTGGGATCACTTGTAGTAGAAACGTTATTGGAAACCGTACCGGCTAAGGATCTTGCAGTCAGCGTTCGCAACCCGGAGAAAGCGGAGAGCCTTCGAGCTCGCGGCATTGATGTAAGACTTGGGGATTTTGAACAGCCGGATACGCTAGATAAAGCGTTCGCAGGTATCGACCGCCTCTTGATCGTTTCCACGGACGGCGACAACGAAACTCGGACTCGCCAGCATACTGCGGCAGTAGCGGCTGCTAAGCGCGCTAATGTCGGTTTCATTGCTTATACCAGTTTAGTAAACGCTAGCGAGAACACGATATTCCTTGCGCCGGTGCATCGTGCCACTGAGGAAGCCATCAGAAATTCGGGGATTCCTTATTCGTTATTGCGCAACAACTGGTATTTGGAGAACGAGACTAGCAGCATTCAAGCAGTCCTTGGAGGAGCACCTTGGTTGACTTCGGCGGAATCCGGCAAAGTAGGCTGGGCGGCTCGACGCGATTATGCACAGGCAGCTGCAGCCGTACTGGCGGGTGTTGGCCATGAGAATTCCGTGTATGAGCTGTCCGGCAAACTTGTTACACAAGAAGAGCTAGCTTCTGTCCTTGCCGATGTCTTGGGCCGGGAAGTTCCCGTTCAACAAGTGGATGACGAAACTTATGCCAGCATAATGAGCAGCGTAGGTGTTCCAGAACCGGTCGTTCCGATTCTGGTTGGAATTCAGAGTGCAATTCGCGATGGCGCATTGGAAGTCGAGAGCAATGACCTTAAGAAGCTGCTTGGACGTCCGGCCACGTCACTCGAAGAGGGTCTACGTCAAATCGTAAACGAAATTCAGGCTTAA
- a CDS encoding Rrf2 family transcriptional regulator produces MKQISSRFSIAVHILSLIAFSSKDCTGDYIAGSVNTNPVIIRRIMGMLKKAGLVDIRLGVGGASLLKDPDQITLLDVYRAVEVIEDGQLFNFHDEPNPQCPVGRNIEAALRSEMKEAQTAMEQRLAQVNLNQLASQFV; encoded by the coding sequence GTGAAACAGATTAGTAGCCGATTTTCCATTGCAGTCCACATCCTTTCTCTGATCGCCTTTAGCTCCAAAGATTGTACCGGTGATTACATAGCGGGCAGCGTGAATACGAATCCGGTTATAATCCGCAGGATAATGGGGATGCTTAAGAAGGCTGGTTTGGTAGACATTCGTCTCGGAGTGGGCGGCGCTTCCTTGCTGAAGGATCCCGATCAGATTACGCTTCTGGACGTGTACCGCGCCGTGGAAGTCATCGAGGACGGTCAACTGTTTAATTTTCACGATGAACCTAATCCCCAATGCCCTGTTGGCCGGAATATTGAAGCGGCTCTTCGTTCGGAAATGAAGGAAGCCCAAACCGCGATGGAACAAAGGTTGGCTCAAGTGAACTTAAACCAGCTAGCTTCTCAGTTTGTGTAA
- a CDS encoding DUF6843 domain-containing protein, with translation MIKNRKYAGVNIITILLGVITVFGIIAIAGLGFTKSSSTNDIYLIPEGFEGDIQVNYNVQGAPALEKEGKYDVIPIGIDGTYNTSNPDMEYGLVTDQYFYVSHEGKRTPIDTLCVNVR, from the coding sequence ATGATAAAGAATCGGAAATATGCTGGCGTAAATATTATCACAATACTACTTGGAGTCATAACTGTATTTGGGATTATTGCTATTGCTGGGTTAGGGTTCACCAAGTCCTCTTCAACGAATGATATTTACCTAATCCCTGAGGGCTTTGAGGGCGATATTCAAGTGAATTATAATGTTCAAGGTGCACCAGCTCTAGAAAAGGAAGGTAAGTATGATGTAATTCCAATTGGAATTGATGGAACATATAACACCTCTAATCCTGATATGGAATACGGGTTAGTAACCGACCAATATTTCTATGTCAGTCATGAAGGGAAGCGAACTCCAATAGATACACTTTGTGTCAATGTTAGATGA
- a CDS encoding cation transporter gives MQTAILKVEGMSCGHCVNSVEGAVKKLGATGKVDLNAGLVTLEYEESKVSLDEIKEAIEEQGYDIKN, from the coding sequence ATGCAAACAGCTATTCTGAAAGTTGAAGGTATGTCTTGCGGTCATTGTGTAAATTCTGTTGAAGGTGCCGTCAAGAAGCTTGGAGCGACTGGTAAGGTTGATTTGAATGCCGGACTGGTTACTTTGGAGTATGAAGAATCAAAAGTGTCGCTGGATGAGATAAAAGAAGCGATTGAGGAACAAGGGTACGACATCAAAAATTAA
- a CDS encoding zinc-dependent alcohol dehydrogenase translates to MKAVTFNGVKNMQVKQVADPTIQKKDGIIVRITSTAICGSDLHIYQGAIQAQNGYVVGHEPMGIVEEVGPEVTKVKKGDRVVLPFNISCGSCHYCQHDMESQCDNSNPNPQVDTGAYFGFTERYGNYSGGQAELLYVPYGNFMPLVIPESCELEDEKLLFLSDVLPTAYWSVDNGGVKQGDTVVVLGCGPVGLMAQKFAWMKGAKRVIAVDNLPYRLNHAKKMNNVEIFNFEDYKDMGLHIKEITSGGADVVIDCVGMDGKKTPLEEEEQKAKLVGGTLSPINIAMNAVRKFGTIQITGVYGSKYNQFMFGNIWERNVKLTMGQAPVIHYMPMLYQKIMAGEFDPTEIITHKVPLDQAHNAYNTFYNHADECIKFVLKP, encoded by the coding sequence ATGAAGGCTGTAACTTTCAATGGCGTGAAGAACATGCAAGTGAAGCAGGTCGCGGATCCGACGATTCAGAAAAAAGACGGGATTATCGTCAGGATCACCTCGACCGCCATATGCGGTTCCGATCTCCATATCTACCAGGGGGCGATTCAGGCCCAAAACGGATATGTGGTCGGACATGAACCGATGGGCATCGTCGAAGAAGTGGGCCCCGAGGTGACAAAGGTCAAAAAAGGGGACCGGGTCGTGCTCCCGTTCAATATCTCGTGCGGCAGCTGTCATTACTGCCAGCATGATATGGAGAGCCAATGCGACAACTCCAACCCTAATCCCCAAGTGGATACGGGAGCTTACTTTGGGTTTACCGAACGTTACGGGAATTATTCGGGCGGACAAGCCGAATTGCTTTACGTGCCGTACGGCAATTTCATGCCTCTCGTTATTCCGGAGTCATGCGAATTGGAGGATGAGAAGCTTCTGTTCCTGTCCGACGTGTTGCCGACGGCCTATTGGAGCGTGGACAACGGCGGCGTGAAGCAGGGAGATACGGTGGTGGTGCTCGGTTGCGGCCCCGTCGGCTTGATGGCACAAAAATTCGCCTGGATGAAAGGAGCCAAACGGGTCATTGCGGTCGACAATCTCCCATACCGGCTGAACCATGCCAAAAAAATGAATAACGTCGAAATCTTCAACTTTGAAGATTACAAAGACATGGGGCTGCATATCAAAGAAATAACGAGCGGGGGTGCGGATGTCGTCATCGATTGCGTCGGAATGGACGGCAAGAAGACCCCATTGGAGGAGGAAGAGCAGAAGGCCAAGCTGGTTGGCGGAACGCTCAGCCCGATCAACATCGCGATGAATGCGGTGCGGAAATTCGGCACGATTCAGATTACGGGGGTATATGGGTCTAAATACAATCAGTTCATGTTCGGAAACATTTGGGAACGAAACGTAAAACTGACTATGGGACAGGCGCCCGTGATTCATTACATGCCGATGCTGTATCAAAAAATTATGGCAGGCGAGTTCGATCCGACGGAAATCATCACGCATAAAGTACCGCTCGATCAGGCGCATAATGCGTACAACACCTTCTACAACCATGCGGACGAATGCATTAAATTCGTCCTGAAGCCTTAA